The Lolium rigidum isolate FL_2022 chromosome 2, APGP_CSIRO_Lrig_0.1, whole genome shotgun sequence genomic interval CGGGAGGGGTGATTCTTCTTCCACCTACCTAACCTACCTCGCCGTCTCATTTAGCAGAGGTTGGTGTCGGCGGGAGGAAGCAACCGACGATTGGGGGGCCGGCCGAGTGTTGTGTCGGAGCTGGACTTCCCAACGGCAGTCTGTACAGCCGCCGCCGCGCTGTGTGGCCTGCGCCGCGCGCTCCTCCAGAGCCACATCTTCTCTCCGGCGCCTGGGACCAACAACTCCGGTTGGAACATGCTCGTATTGCGCGTCACCGTCGCATAGGGAACACACGGTGGAATGCTGTAGGCCGGCCGGCCGTCGTCCCCTGATTCTGGCATGAACTACGCTGGATCGCTGAGCGTGAAAGATGCTTGTGAATGCATTGCATATGGCATCATTGATTCAGTGGCGTGCACGATCGAAAGCTAGGGCGCCTGTTCATGGAAAGGCCTGCCTTAAAGTCTCCCATGAGTACCTGGAAGATGACAAACCGTTCCGGTAGGAACAAGGGGCCATGCATGGCGTCTGGATGATTAGCACAACCCCATGTTCTCCTGTGTATCCTTTTGCGTTTTCTGAGACTGGAGCCCGGACCTGCCCACATAAACGTAGTACAGCCGCTTCCGGACCTTTTATACGAACTACTCCTTTTTTGGGGGTAAAGATATGAGCTAACTACTCCTGTATATCATTGAGATGATCATGGATTGATCATAGATTCCAGCGAATACTAGCAAGTGCAAATCAGACAGGACAGGACAGGACACTCACGGTTAGTTTGGTTGCTCGCGAATTTGTTTCTCGGCTCCACGGATGCGAAAATTGGTAGTTCAGTTGCTAACCGGGTTTCACATTCTTGGTTGGCACGAACTATAAAGCATCCCAGGATAGGCCCACGAGGCATGGTCGAATCGAGTGTTGTCGTTGGACATGCGTTGGCCTAGGCAAAAAGAGAGATGGGAGCGGGTAGCAAGTTTGCTGATGGCGGGAGCTGAAAATTTGGCTTTGCGCTTTGGCGAGAAATGTAGGCTTACCATCCTCTTAGTCGGCCAACACCGGTGGAGAACAAATCCATCATCATTTTTTCCTCACGGGCAGCGATGAGGCCGACGATTTTGATTTGCGGCACCGACTGCTCCAACTTCTCAGATCTCCGTTACCGCCTCCGTCTCCCTCTTTTCTCTCGCACCGACAACAGAGGGGCTCATAGATCGGCACTGACAAGCCCTCGTCGTCTCCACCACCTAGTTTTCCTCTCGTCTCCGGCTTCAACATGTTGTTGTCTTCAACCAAGGCTATAAGAACCTATAACCCCCCTCCCGCCCCCACCGTTGGCTCCTTAGCTTGTTAGTTTCAACTTCTTGACAATTTCGCTTTTATTTATGCAACATAAATGCTTTTACTTATGCAACACCGACTTAATTAAGATGCCTATATGAAGCTTTATGTTCGCATCTGCCCTCATAGATGTGATTCAAGCCTGGATGCTTTTGATCTAGATGCCAAGCCCTTCatcgcatatgctcccatgtttgaACGTGATAGAGATAGGATAAAAATATCTGAACTACATCTCCAACAACAACAACGATGTAGAGGCTATCAGCATGCTTAGGATGAAAAGGAGCCCCTTTTAACCCCTTTTGACCACATTAAGGTTTAGGGGGTTCCTGAAAGATAGCATTCGCACCTATGTCGAATAGCAAGTGACAATGTTCCTTCATGTTTTTGGTCATAACCAGAAATTTCGAGTGATCGACAACACATGGAGGAAACCGACCGAGACAATGACTCGGTATTTCAAGCAAATCGTGTATTCTATTGGAAAACTCAGGGAAGAGATGACCAGCCGCCGTCTGCTCGTACTTGCCCAGAGATCAAATATAGATACCGATGGCTTCCATATTTCAGGGTGAGCAACTCTGGATTGTAGTTCATGACACAATCGTATTACACTGAGGTCTAACAATTTGTTTATATTCATGTTATGATTGTGTTAGGGcgattgatggtactcatgtcactgTTAGAGTTCCTAGAAGCGACTCTCATGCATACCGCAGAGAAAGCACTACAACAGTCAAATTGTGCTTCCCGCTGTTGGTTTTGATATGATCTTTTTATAAGTGCTACCTGAACAAGAGTAGTTAGCTCATGACACAACGATTCTTGCTGACAGCTTGATAGACCTGATAACAGTTAAACTAGATGGTCAATATGAGTTTGAAGTTTACACAAGAtgcctaagactactcatagtgggagtaacatagctagtaacatcacacaccccaaagcattttggtgacatggcatggtaataaatgaaaaagagagtgaggtggtaagactactcatagtgggagtaacatagctagtaacatcacacaccccaatgcattttggtgacatggcatgataataaatgaagaaagagagtgaggtggtaactagctatgttaccataacatcacacttatcaagacaagatgagtctacaaatctaattaatataacatgcatgacaccacatatagtaactatccactatggaggtagtaacatagagtagtaacatgcataatgttactactctatgttactccccactatgactagtctaactagctatgttaccataacatcacacttcccaatacaagatgagtctacaacctaattaatatggctttgcatgacaccacatatatgtTAGTACCCACTATGGagctagtaacatagagtagtaacatgtgcatgttactactccctccgtcctagagtgTAAGGCATATTTccaaaaactatttgtcccataacccccacctctaaggcataattttatttaatgagggagagaaaatgattgcatgcaccaatgagggagagaaagagaatgcatgcaccaatgagggagagaaagggGCTACATGCACCAATGAAAGAGAGAAAATGAGACCCATTCAGCTAGTACCTTGGGTCAAGATATTTAAAAATTGTGACTTACAaaccagaacggagggagtattatatgtTACTCTCCATTATGACTAGTCTAAAATCGACTAACTGACCCTCGTCGTACAACTGCAGCCTGAGTGGAAGCGAGAGCTGCCCGTTTGATCCCAGGACGACAGCCAGCTGGCGACAATTCGCAGCATATTTGCCGCTCCACGCCGCCATACGTCTAGAACGTGTAGAAAAGTTGAGAGTGGCCGGTTTGAGTTTCACACAAGAAACTTCCTCGCGTTCCACGTACGTACGTACGGCTACCTAGGCCAGGATGGAGGATCGGATCAGTAGAATTGTCCCGACAGCGAGCAGAGTCAGTCAGACGCTTCTTCTCCACGTGGTGGACGTCAAAGAACGGCAGCAGGTGCCACTGCCAGGTGGTACTCACCAGCAGCAGCTGACGCCCATGATTTGCCAGCCAACGCGGCTCCAGTTGTGCGCGAAGCTTTCAACTGCAGGCAGCCCTCCTTCGTGGCCCCCGATGCCTGGCTGACTGATAAAACCAGCCTGTCCACGCAGCTACGACGGACGGAACCGccgcgcccgcccgcccgcccgccaccACCACATATACACACACACGACTTCCCCTGTCCGTCCCCGCCAACCCCCCATAGCAAGCAAGCAAGAACAGAGGAGAtctggcgaagaagaggaactccATTGCTGCTAGCTAGCTCCTGAGTCCCGACCTTCTCATTCCAGCTCCTCTCTCTGTTTCTTGCTTGGTCGATCGCCATGGCCACCATCCTGGAGAACATCCAGAAGGCGAGGTTCCTGCCGGCGCGGCCGCTCAGGGACGACCTGCCCACCTTCCAGGGCGTCGGACCCAAGTCGGAGAGCCACCTCATGGGGCTCCGCAAGAGGCTCTCCAGCTTTTCCGGCAAGATCCAGCCcatctcctccgcctccgccgagtGGGCCTTCCGCCGCTCCCAGTCCgccccctccctcgccgccgccttcggCGCCGCCGGCCCCATCAAGCGCTGGTGGGACTGGGGCGTCGGCTGGCTGCTCTCCAAGAAGCTCGgcttcgccggcgacctcgagatgaacgaggaggaggtggccgcgcTGGGGCGCCAGAGCAGGGGCACCTTCGCGCACGTCCTCTACAAGATGCGCTCCGGGGTGCGCCGCTTCGTCGTGTCCTCGCACTCGCTCCCCACCACGCACAGCTACAAGAACTCGCTGCCCACGTCGGCTGCCGCGGCGCAGCACAAGGCGCAGTGCAAGCCGGCCGCGCAGCAGTTCGCTTACACACAGAGGAGCTTCCAGTACGGGCAAGCCATGGCGCACTGAGGATCCATCCAGTCCGTACGTCTGTTCTTTGGTGGGATATGACTAAGATCTGGCGGTCTCCGTCCATGGGATCCAGCAATGGGTATgacgacaagatcaagaacagcaaGGTTCAGGTATGAGGTGCGAGATCAATGGTGGAATGTACAAGACAACTATATATATGCTGGAATTTACTTAGAATCGCAGTAGTTTACAACCGTGCTGTTCTATTTTTTGTTGGTGTATGTAGATCTGATGTTCCTACGTATAGATGCCGAATTGTATGTTGGTTCTTTCCATTCTTTTTGGGTTCGTCGGGCGATGTAAATGTTTGGTCGATTCCTTATCTTCTTTGCCTCCTGCGTAAATAAAAGTTAATGCAGATTCGTGCGAGTATGTTCTTGGGTGAGATCTGAAGAACACAACCATCTTTCCAGTTGCTACCAGCTAATGGTTTACACAGCACTATCTGGGCACATGCCTTTGCTAATGCTTTACACAGTACCAAACAGCTGGTGAAGCTTCTAACTGTTCATACAAAATGAAACACATTTGTTAGCTGTGCTCGAATAAAAAAACAGTTAGTTTCATAGTTTAATGAAACTACTCTGCTGGAGCCAGATTGCAGTGTCGGTGCACCGGCAAAGGAGACGAGAAACATTAAAGAATTACTAGAAGAGAAGCACAGGCCGACAAGTCACACGAATCTTGCACCAATTCTTGTTAATTTATGTTGTTGGAGCTATACTATCGTCATGCGTCCGTATTTTAGGAGATTAGTTTCAAGCGTTTTGTCTTTAGGGGTTCTCAGAAAAGTGACATTACAACAGAAGTTATTTAGTTGATTACCAATAGGCGTAATTCAGAGCATAGGTGAAGCGTCGCAGCGTGGAAACAGGTAGAAGGTCGGAATCTGTTACATAAGTGTTACATGTGCTGATGTACTGCTAGTATAGCACCAGAAATGAATGATTGGGGTTATGGCACACACGAATTCGGGCAATCTACTTGTGTGGTTTGCTGCTTCGTGGTTGCATCTTTCTTGACGGAGAGAGAAAGCAATGGAAGTTGACATGCTGACATATAGTACAAGCTAATACGAATCGAAcaaaatatttctatctcaaacaGAAAACAGCTAGATAATGGCACTAGTAGGTTTTTGCAAGGAacaattgttttccttttttcgaGGTTTACGGGGAAATAATCCCCATCACTTGTTGCATATAACTCGATGTGTGACCAGTACATCCGACATAAATACATGAGGGGAGGCAAGGGTGACGCACACGAAGGAGGGCCCACACGAGAAGTGCGGATACAACAAGCTTCGAGCGCCTCGCCACAAAGGCAACATATTATTCTCCTCAAGCCTTTAACACAAAGggaactgcctcgatccactagtAGCCTTGAAGGCAACCACCAAACATTTACAAACTTGACTCGAAGCAACTCCACAGCTTAATTGGATGCAACAAAATCTTTTTCGAAGAACATTTCTAATAATCTTTAACAAAATTGTTCACTTACCCACCCCAAAAAAAAATCTACACACCCCTTTGATATCTTTATCATTAAAGATCAAATACATTGATTCCCCTAACCATTTTCTTTAACGATGACCTAAAATTTCAACATCGGGGCAAACAATTTGGCAACTAATATATATTTTTAGTATATTGGTAATTATCCTAAAATCGATACCTCTAGAAATATCTTTCAACATTAGAGATCTACGTGCCATGATATTTAGTTATAGTacaaacatatacaaacacatgcatAATCTTGAATTTCTCTGTATCACACAAATTTTCATTGGTTTTTTATTCTTCAAATTTATCTAATTGGTAGATAACATTGAAGGGTGGGGTGGTCGTTAAATTTAATGAAAGTGATATTCCCAAAATAAATGTTATATTATATATAAAATATTGTATATAATATTTAATGGGTAGTCGTGTGGTTAATTTTGGTTACGTAATGCATAATCAACAAGTTAAATGTGTAAGCCGAGATAGTGATTTATTATGAAGTAAAAACGTTTAAGTATAAATAGTAGCAACTTAATTTAAATTTACTATGTATTGTCTTTGCTAGTGGTGCATCAACAATTTGGAGAGAGGTGGAACATGGCCTAGATATGCTAAAAAAAGGTGTAATTTGACATATTGGGAACGGGAAGAAAGTTAATATATGGAGAGATAATTGGCTAAGTCGATCACTAGAGGTACTACAGACAGAAGATTAGGAAAGGGTGT includes:
- the LOC124688166 gene encoding uncharacterized protein LOC124688166 gives rise to the protein MATILENIQKARFLPARPLRDDLPTFQGVGPKSESHLMGLRKRLSSFSGKIQPISSASAEWAFRRSQSAPSLAAAFGAAGPIKRWWDWGVGWLLSKKLGFAGDLEMNEEEVAALGRQSRGTFAHVLYKMRSGVRRFVVSSHSLPTTHSYKNSLPTSAAAAQHKAQCKPAAQQFAYTQRSFQYGQAMAH